TCCCCTCAGCCTTCCCAGCGGGCTCCAGGGACTCACTGGGGTTCTCACTGCTGGGTTTCTTCAGGTTCTCACCTCTGCCCAGCTGCTTCATTGGTTCTCTCTGATTCTTCTACTGCCCTGGCAGGCTTGGGCTTCCCGCCACTCAAGTTGGTCCTGCACTGGGGGCTTCTTTTGGGGGACCATTGCTAGGGCTTTCTTCCTGGGGAGCAGCTGGTCTGTCTTGGTTCTCAGGGGCCCCAGGAGTGGGATCTTGGGATGGGCTATGGGAGTTTTCCTCACCAGGGTTAGAGGCTGACTCAGCCGCACAGGCAGGGGTCGGGGCCTCTGTGCTTGACTGTGGCTGGACTACAGGATCCAACTGTGACTGGGTCAGGGAGTCCACTTGAGGCTGGACCACATAATTTGACTGTGGTTGGGCTGAGGGGTTCACTTGAGGTTGTGCCATGGGATCCAACTGTGGCTGGGTCAAAGGGTTCACCTCAAGTTGAACCACAGTATCCAATGGTGGCTGGATCAGGGAGTCCAACTTAGGCTGGACCACGGAATCTGACTGTGGCTGGACTGAGGGGCTCACTTCAGGCTGGACCACAGAATCTGACTGTAGCTGGACAGAAGGATTCACCTCAGGCTGGACCACAGGATCCAACTGTGACTGGCCTTCAGCTGTTGGTCCTGGCAGAGTCGAGCCCTCAGAGGCCACCTGGGTCTGTGACTCGACAGGTGTGAAGCTCCCAGGTTGTTCCTCACAGAGAGCAGCTGCGAAGGAGGACAGCACGGTGCGCAGCAGGGCCCGGAGGTCAGCACTGGCTGCCAGGCACAGGAAGGGGCTCAGGCAGCTGTTAAGCAGGATCAGGTAGTCAGAATAGACCAGGGCTTCCCAGAGGAGGTACCCAGGGTAGACATCCCATAAGAAAGCCAGATAGAGCAACTGTGCCAGCTGGTAAGGTAGCCTCAGGACCACATAGGCTGACAAAATGGTCTTGGCCACACGGGCAAAGCCATGGCAGGCCATGCGCCTAGGCTGATGCCCACAACAGGTCCTGCAAGTGGTGGCTTGGGTGAGCACATGGCAGACCAGCAGCAAGAGGAAGGGCAGGAAGCCCCCCAAGATCTCAAGCATCCGTAGAGGCAGCTCCTCGGTGTCCCAGAAGTCCAGGCAGATGACCAGATCATACCACCAGACAGCAGCTTCAGGAAAGACCAACCAGGGTACACTGAAGAGTGTGGCTAGCACCCAGACCCCAGCGCACACCCAGAGGGGCAGGCGGGCTGGGCGGCGCCCGGGGTACCATCGAGGGCACAGTGCCAGCAAGCAGCGGTCCAGGCTGAGGGCTGTTAATAGGAAGAGGCCGGAGGAATAGGACACACCCCACAGGAAGTAGTAGAAGCGGCAGGCGGCAGTGCCCAGTGGCCAATGCCCTCCATGCTGGATTTCCAGGATTTGGAAAGTCGCTGCTGCCAGGAATAAGAAGTCAGAGAGGGCCAGGCTGAGCAGGAGCAAGGCCAATCTTGTGCCAGCCCCGTGCCGGGCCTGTGAGCCAGCCAGCCATGCCATCAGCCCATTGGCTGGCAGTCCCAGGAGCAGCAAGGCCACCAGAAAGACTGTGTCCCAGCTGCCCTGAGGGTAGTAGTCCCCATCACTGAGCTCTGTGCGGGGACCGTGGCCAGCAGCGCCCAGGTCGGCTTCCACAGTAGTGTCCATTCTGGGTCCTCAGCGTAGTGCAGGACATGGGCTGCCAGTCTGCTGAATCAACAAATTTGTGATGGCTTGGTATGAGAGAGATGGTGCTGTGCACTTTCAGGGAAGTCACTGCCCCTCTCTGGGCCAGTATTATTACCTTTGAGTCTTATTAGCCTGTGCAGGGCACTTAACTAGATAATCTCATGTGGTCCCCCTATATCAATTTTACCAGTGAGGAGATGATTGTCCACTAACTCTGTTTTTGGTGAAGATTACAGATATGGTCAACAACTCAGACTAAACTTAACACCATTTTGCCATGTGGAATCCACGTGCCCAAGTGCCCTTACTGGGGAGATTATTAAATGGTGTCtgtagacagggtcttgctgtgggaccctggctggcctggaacttgctgcatAGACCAGAATGGTCTCAAACTTGAGGTGATCCTTTTGTGTTAGCCttttaaatgctgggattaccaaCCTGCGCTACcagctttgactttttttttttcttaatatttatctggggccaggcatggtgtcaaatgcctttaatcctagtacttaggaggcaCAGAAACAGGTGACTCTCTGATtatgaggctagcctagtctacatagagaTTTCCAGCCAAGAGTGTGTTCCGGTGTCCAGAAAGGGGTGttaggtctcctggaactggagttaatggCAGTTAGGAGCTCCACATACGCACTGAGAACTGAATCTCGCTCTTCTATAAGAGCCACAACTGTTTTGAACAGCTGAACCGTATATCTCGTCCAGCCCTgatttaacatttttgaaataaGATCTCGTGTAGCCAAAACTGGCCTCAGTCTCATTACAGAGCTGAGAATGGCCCTGAACTCCTGACTTTCCTGAATCTACCTGCCGAGTGCGTGGGCGGATTACTGCCGTGCACCACTATCTTCAGTGTATGCACTACTGACAATTGAACCCAAGACCTCTTGAGTGCCTGGCAGCATTCTGCCAACGTTGCCACATCTCCTGACCCTTGCCTCTTATTTCTTTCGGACACGGTGTCACTATGCAGATCAGGACCCTCGTAGCCACAGCCTGCCAGGGTTCCacagttcctcctgcctctgcttccacagtgctgggatcatgAGAGTGCACTGTCTTGTCCAGATTCAGCTGTAAATCCCGTTTTAGGACAAAGAGTGATAGTGGGACATCCGTGTGAGCGCAGAGATGGTGCTCCAAATTAAGACTGTAGGGGTAACCCCTAGTATTCCACAAGACAGTTTAAAACCTCTTAAAGGTAGTAATGCTGCTACtatcagtacttgggaggtggaagcaggggaactgccatgagttcaaggtcagcctacaCTACAGA
This portion of the Apodemus sylvaticus chromosome 1, mApoSyl1.1, whole genome shotgun sequence genome encodes:
- the Gpr152 gene encoding probable G-protein coupled receptor 152 isoform X2, producing the protein MDTTVEADLGAAGHGPRTELSDGDYYPQGSWDTVFLVALLLLGLPANGLMAWLAGSQARHGAGTRLALLLLSLALSDFLFLAAATFQILEIQHGGHWPLGTAACRFYYFLWGVSYSSGLFLLTALSLDRCLLALCPRWYPGRRPARLPLWVCAGVWVLATLFSVPWLVFPEAAVWWYDLVICLDFWDTEELPLRMLEILGGFLPFLLLLVCHVLTQATTCRTCCGHQPRRMACHGFARVAKTILSAYVVLRLPYQLAQLLYLAFLWDVYPGYLLWEALVYSDYLILLNSCLSPFLCLAASADLRALLRTVLSSFAAALCEEQPGSFTPVESQTQVASEGSTLPGPTAEGQSQLDPVVQPEVNPLTQPQLDPMAQPQVNPSAQPQSNYVVQPQVDSLTQSQLDPVVQPQSSTEAPTPACAAESASNPGEENSHSPSQDPTPGAPENQDRPAAPQEESPSNGPPKEAPSAGPT
- the Gpr152 gene encoding probable G-protein coupled receptor 152 isoform X1: MDTTVEADLGAAGHGPRTELSDGDYYPQGSWDTVFLVALLLLGLPANGLMAWLAGSQARHGAGTRLALLLLSLALSDFLFLAAATFQILEIQHGGHWPLGTAACRFYYFLWGVSYSSGLFLLTALSLDRCLLALCPRWYPGRRPARLPLWVCAGVWVLATLFSVPWLVFPEAAVWWYDLVICLDFWDTEELPLRMLEILGGFLPFLLLLVCHVLTQATTCRTCCGHQPRRMACHGFARVAKTILSAYVVLRLPYQLAQLLYLAFLWDVYPGYLLWEALVYSDYLILLNSCLSPFLCLAASADLRALLRTVLSSFAAALCEEQPGSFTPVESQTQVASEGSTLPGPTAEGQSQLDPVVQPEVNPSVQLQSDSVVQPEVSPSVQPQSDSVVQPKLDSLIQPPLDTVVQLEVNPLTQPQLDPMAQPQVNPSAQPQSNYVVQPQVDSLTQSQLDPVVQPQSSTEAPTPACAAESASNPGEENSHSPSQDPTPGAPENQDRPAAPQEESPSNGPPKEAPSAGPT